TGTGGCTGAAAGGCAAGAGCCCGCGCGAGCTGGTGAAGATCATCCGCAAGCAGATGCCCAGGGACGTTGTCGCCCAGCAGAAGAGCCTGGTTCGGGCCCAAGGACTGGCCTTTATCTCCCCGCTCTATTGGATGGGCTTCCCGGCGATTCTCAAAGGCTGGTTTGAACGCACTTTCGCCCCCGGCTTCGCTTATAGCTTGACGCCCGAAGGTTGGCGGGGATTCTCGGCCGGCCGCGTGCCCCTCCTGCGCCACGAGAAAGCCCTGATCATCAACACGACGCATTTCAAGGAAGAGACCTACCAGGGCGATTTCGGGAAAGCGATGGCCAGCATCACGGACCATTGGGGGCTTCGATACCCCGGCGTGAAGAAAGTCGATCACGTTTACTTTTACGGGGCCGACGTCTCCAGCGTCGACGAGCGGCGTGCCTGGCTCGACCAAGCTTTCCGGATGGGCCGGGATTTCAGGGATTAGCGGCCGGTCTATTTTCGGGTGAAGGTGGCGGTGAAGTTGGTCGTCGTATTCGGATTGATGCGCAAGGTGGTGTGGCTGGGCGGATTCCACCGCGAAGCGTCGTACCTGTCAAAGAGGAGATCGTAAGTCCCGACAACGATGCCGGCGCTCTCTCCGCTCCGCCGCCAGGGCGCGTCCATGGAATTGACCGCCCATCGTGCGCCCGCGCTGGCCACTTCGGCCGGTTGGATGGTGACCACCAAGGTGCCCGACATCGTCCGGTATTGTCCGGTGACCGTTAGGCCGTCCCGTTCCACTTGGAAATCGACCGGATCGGGGGTCCCCCAATTCGGAATCGGATGGAACGTTACCCGAAAATGATGCAGTGGGTTGAGTTTTACGCTGTCGGAGGTGAGGAATTGATCCCCGAATTTGTATTCCGATGGAAACTTTATGCCGGGCTCAGTCTCGACGATCCTTTCCCATCGGCCGCCCGCCGCTTTCGCGCCTTGAGGCGCGACGTTGAATGTCACCTGCCAGACGGGATCCGTCCCTCCGCCCCTCTGCCGTTGCTGGAGGGTCTGTCCCATTCCAAGGCTTAGGACAATGGCGGCCGAGAATAAAAGGGTCAAGAAAAGATGCCTTTGCCGACGATGAGCGATCATAGGCTTCTCCTGGAGGATAAGGGATATAGTCCGATCTTCGTAGGAAGTCATAAGGTGCGATTGTAATCCGAAACGAAAAAATCCTTCAAGGCCCCAAGGCCGGGTGTCCAGCCCGGAGATGATGTCCCGACCGAATCTAGTATGCTACACCGTTGCTGCAGATGCAAAAGGCGAGCCATGCGTTCTTCGCCCGTAGGTCGCAGGCCTCCAGTGGGCCGCAACCAATAGCTTGGTTCCAACGTGTATATCAGTGAAGGAGTCCAGAATAATGAGAAAAGCGGCTTTCTTGCTGATCCTGGCCGTTTTATCGGCTTCCACCCTGTCCGGACAGGTCGCCCCATCCGTCTTCGACGCCGCGGAGAAAAAGGCGGCCATCGACGCCCTCTGCAAGAATCTGGAGCAGGAGTACATCTTTCCTGATGTCACCGCGAAATACGTCCGCATGCTGAGGGACAATCTCAAATCCGGAAAATACGATGGCATCGGACAGCCCCAAGAGTTCGCTGCGGCGGTCACAAACGATCTGATGTCCGTGCACAGGGACTTACACCTTTCCCTCCGGTTCAATCCGAATTGGGTGAAGGAGGAGAGAAACAGGAAGGAGCTCGATGAGGAAGCGATCAGGCGCAACGAAAGGAGAAGCCGGGCCTCCAACTACGGATTCAATGAAATCAAGATCCTTCCGGGCAATATCGGGTATCTCAAGCTCGACGAGTTCACCTACGACACGGGGGCCCGGGACGCCGCCGTGGGGGCCATGAGCCTTTTGTCGAATGCCGACGCCCTGATCATCGACTTGAGGACGAACGGCGGCGGCTCCCCGGAAATGGTCCAGTTCCTATGCAGCTATTTCCTGGCCAATCCGCGCCAGCACCTCAATTCCTTCTCTTACAAAGACCCGGACAAGCTGACCCAGTACTGGACCTACACATATCTCCCGGGGAAGAGGCTGGACCAAGCCGATCTCTACCTGTTGACCAGCGAATCCACGTTTTCCGCCGCGGAAGAGTTCACCTACAATCTGAAGAACCTGAAGCGGGCTACCGTCATCGGGGAAACCACCGGGGGCGGCGCACACGATAACAAGTTCGTCGCCCTCACCGACAATTTCATGATGAGCCTGCCCTTTGCCCGGGCCGTCAATCCCATCACCAAATCCAATTGGGAAGAAGTCGGCGTCGAACCCGACATCAAGGTCGCCCAGAGCATCGCCCTGGCGACGGCCCAGGCGCTCGCCAGCCGGAAGCTGGCCGAGAAGGAGAAGGACCCGGAGTTCAAGGCCTACTATCAGTGGCACCACGATGCGTACAACGCCGTCCTCCATCCGGTGACCATCGGGCCGGAGGCGTCGCGATCCTATGTCGGAACCTACGGTCCTCGCACGATCACTCTGGAAGGCGAATTGCTCTTCTACCAGAGGCAAGGGCAGACGAAAATGAAAATGACCCTGATCGGCGACGACTGCTTCATGGTGGAAGGAAACGATAATTTTAGACTTAAATTCATCAAAGAAGGGGAACGCATCGTCGCGGTGGAAGGCCGCAACCCGTCCGGAGCCGTCGACAGGCATCCCCGAAGCAAATGAGGATGGAGATCATTTCAGGACGTGGGCGTCTCCGCTGCGGCGGGTGACCTGGACCTTGTCCAGATACTCGAGAACGGCGCAGGCGTATTTCCGCGAGACTTTGAGGATGTCTTTGGCCTCGGCAATGGTGATCGCCCGGCGGAGCTTGAGGAACTGGAGGACGGCCGTTTTCGCTTTCTCGACGGACTCGCGGTGCATGGTGACTTTGGGATCGAGCCGGATGAGCGCGCCTTGTTGAACGAGCGTGCCCATGATCTTGCGGAATTGATTGAGGGGTAGCCGCAATTCCTTGACCACGTCGTCCTCGAGCGGCGGCTCGAAAGCCGCCCGCTTGAAGAT
The Candidatus Aminicenantes bacterium genome window above contains:
- a CDS encoding S41 family peptidase codes for the protein MRKAAFLLILAVLSASTLSGQVAPSVFDAAEKKAAIDALCKNLEQEYIFPDVTAKYVRMLRDNLKSGKYDGIGQPQEFAAAVTNDLMSVHRDLHLSLRFNPNWVKEERNRKELDEEAIRRNERRSRASNYGFNEIKILPGNIGYLKLDEFTYDTGARDAAVGAMSLLSNADALIIDLRTNGGGSPEMVQFLCSYFLANPRQHLNSFSYKDPDKLTQYWTYTYLPGKRLDQADLYLLTSESTFSAAEEFTYNLKNLKRATVIGETTGGGAHDNKFVALTDNFMMSLPFARAVNPITKSNWEEVGVEPDIKVAQSIALATAQALASRKLAEKEKDPEFKAYYQWHHDAYNAVLHPVTIGPEASRSYVGTYGPRTITLEGELLFYQRQGQTKMKMTLIGDDCFMVEGNDNFRLKFIKEGERIVAVEGRNPSGAVDRHPRSK
- a CDS encoding NAD(P)H-dependent oxidoreductase, whose translation is MHVMTVIAHPNPKSFCHAILRQFDAGLQAAGHTHDIVDLYAMKFDPVFTTKDFASYIDESMPLDMLEQMDLMKSIMDFCGGPVKRIAAKLWLKGKSPRELVKIIRKQMPRDVVAQQKSLVRAQGLAFISPLYWMGFPAILKGWFERTFAPGFAYSLTPEGWRGFSAGRVPLLRHEKALIINTTHFKEETYQGDFGKAMASITDHWGLRYPGVKKVDHVYFYGADVSSVDERRAWLDQAFRMGRDFRD